The DNA window GACAGCCGGCCCAGGAGCTGTGCGAGTGAGCATGTGATATCGCAGGAGCCCAGCAGGTGATGGGAAGTGATGGCTGGTGgctgctccagctccagggcagagGCAAGTCTCTGCAGTGACAAGGAGAGTACCTGGCTCTGCTCCCCGGATGTGGTAGAGTTTGGGGATATGAATGTGATAGAAGCTAAGGTCACAAAGGAAGGTAGACCCCATCTGCCCCAGGAGTAGGATAGGACAGCACCAGAGGTCTGTTCTTAGGAAGTCTCCttacccaagccccacctccaaGTATTAATCTCGAAGCAGCAGGACCAAGAagggaaacagaaaggaaggaacggGGTCCTGACCCTTCATCTCCAGgctctcccccatccccaccctccccacacaGTAccgggatttgaacccaggacctcacacatacCAGGCAAGggggtctaccactgagctatttcccagCCCTCTCTTTACttcttgttttgagactgggtctccctAAGTTGCCCAGGCCGTCCTTGAACTGACTCTGAAGCCCAGGGAGACCCTTGAATGTGAGATTTTCCTGCTGCActcggcctcctgagtagctggggttaaaggtgtgtaccacggTTCTGCTCCTTTAATCCTTACCCCTGCCACagccacatgtatgtacacacacacacacacacacacacacacacacacacacacacacacacaggggggtgggtttctctctgtcttgttCACTTGTTCTAATGTGTGCCTGCTCTCTCTACCCCCAGCAGCAGCGGATACCATCCCCAGGGGCCCTACCCCCCATCCCCAGCATCAGCCTTCCCGAAATCTAAACACAGCGAGGGTGCGGAGAGACTGTCCCCAGGTGAGGGGTGAAGATAAAGCAGAAGGAGCTGCACAGAGTAGGGCAGCAACCAACCAAAGGGACCAGCACGAGAACGGACTCCAGAGACAGAGCACAGCCTCTACTGAGCCCCAAAGCCCTTCTCCCCAAGAACGGGCAAGAAACACAGCCAGGGATAATAAATATAATTGCTATTATGGTGGATGCTGGCCACGAAGCATGGCTACCGTCCACTCCCAGCCTGCCAGTCCCCTCCACATGCTGAGGGTGAGAGGCCTGAGTGTGGTAGCTGCTGGGTGCTGAGGGACCTGAGGGTGGCCTGACAGCCAGGCTCAGCTCCTAGCCCAGGACATCCAGATAACTGGGGGGTGCCTGCGCCAGGGCCTGCAGACGTGCGTGCACATCCTTCATGCTGTGGCGTTGCTGCGGTTCACGCTGCCAGCAGCTGCGCATGATGGCGTAGACATCAGGAGGGCAGGCGCGCGGCCGCTCCAGCTCCCGACCCTGCGTGATGCACTCGATCGCCTGGGccacaggagagacagagaggagagtgaACTGGGGCCTTCAGGGCGTGGAGGTTACAGGCTCTCCCACGGATGGGTCCCGGCGGTCTGCCACACCCCACAAACTCTGAGGCTCCTTCCCGCTCCGACTCTAAGAAGTAGGAATGACTAAGGATTGCCTCCCTCAGGCTAGTGTCACACCCAAAGACCACTCGCCAGGCGGGGTGAAGAGAGAGGTCATGACATTGCCAAGACCGCCAGCCTCGGcctcagcctccacctcccagctgcACAAGGAAAGAGCAGTGTGGGACCACAGCTATAGCCTTTGTGCACCGGGACCTGGCCACACGCAACTGTCTGGTGGGTCAGGGACTAGTGGTCAAGATTGGAGGAAAGGGGGGAAAAATGGCTGTTTCGGCTTACAGCAGAGGCAACCCTTGCTTCTCCCTTTTGTGGGCGCCACTCTGAGGGGATACAGTGGAAAGAAACTGTAGCAATGAAGATCACAGCCAGACTCCAGGAAGGGCTGCTGGGGTGGCTACAGGATCTAACGGAGACGGGGACAGCGGGATAGTTGGAGAAGCCGCCTGGAGCCTCTCCCCGCTTCTCCCCGTCCCCATTAGAGGACTTAGattatgggcagcactaattccATTCCTTCTCTCAGTGCTTGAGAAAATTAAAATCTATaaccctctcccccaccccaccagccTCGGGGGAACAGACTGCATtagacagagaaatggagactGACATCTGTGAGCCAAGGAGGCGGGCGGCTTGGGGAGCTGCTGGGAGACAGAACACCTGGGGTCTGCTCTGACGGTGGCCAGCCAGAGGGCAGGGACGGCAGGGACGGCCTTCTCCATCTAACCTCCAGCCTCCCTGCTGTTCTCTATCAggacctccctcccaccctccgcTCTGCCCTGTGACTGCCCACTGTGACCTATAAAGCACACACAGGCATGGCCTGGACTCCAGCCACAGTGATCTCTAAGGGCCCACCAGGAGCCGGCTGGGCTTGGGTTAGGGAGCCTGAGCAAGAGGAGGaccaagagaggaagaaaggaagcggGGAGGGGGCTGAGGGGAGAGCACGGGGCCCCCAGGGTTCCCGGCAGGGCTGACCTCGGTGTTGGAGAGCTGGTACCAGGGCTGCTTTCCGTAGGTGAAGATCTCCCAGAGCACCACCCCAAAGCTCCACACGTCACTCTCGGTGCTGAACTTGCGGTAGAGGATGCTCTCAGGTGGCATCCAGCGGATGGGCAGCATGGTCCGTCCTCCCACCTGCCGAGATGCACTGCGTCACCTCCAGTGGGGGCAACCACAGGGCCATCCCACCACATTAAACAGACAGAAGGTGTGCAGGACCAGGGCTGAGGGACCAGACGATAAGACAGTTTCCCACCCAGGGCTGAGGTGCTGGAAGGGATGGGAGACCAGAGACCAGagaccagaggccagaggccagagccCACGCTACTAGAGGAGGAAGACGGCAAGCTGGCCAGTGCAGGATCTTACACTCCAAGTCAGGGTGTGCACAGTATGGATGCTGGGAGAGGGTTTAGGGACCCTTACGCGGTAATAGTCTGTGCTGTAGATGTCCCTGCTCATGCCAAAGTCTCCAATCTTGACCACTAGTCCCTGACCCACCAGACAGTTGCGTGTGGCCAGGTCCCGGTGCACAAAGTGCAGGCTGGCCAGGTACACCATACCTGCAGCCACCTGGCTAGCCACAGCCAGCAGCTGCCCAAGGCCCAGAGGACCAGGagccacatcctcaccagcagccAGCAGCTTTGCATCAGGTCCATGGGACCTGagaaagacagggagagggagaagctaagagagagaaagagaggaggagaggggggaatCTAGTGGACCCAGGAGCTGTGGAGGGGATGCCTGGAACTGGGTGTGATGAAGGGAGAGACTAGGGgcaaaaatggaggaaagggaggaggaggcagctgtCTGGAGAGTTGGGGGAAGGGGGAAACAGAGTTGTCTTTCTCCATGACCAAGCCCACCCCAAGGATACTAACTCCACAGTCCTTGGAAGAACTCAGTCCCAGCCTCCAGCTGGCCCTAGTCCCCATTATTGCTGTCAGCACCCAGGCACAGCCTTTGCCAAGCTGAGCTGTTTTTGCCCCCATCCCACTCTGCCCCATGAAGGGAGCCTCCCCAGCTCCAGGCCAGCAACTTGAGTCCCCCACTTTTGCCCTTAGTGTCCAGCTGTTCCTTGGATGGTTCTCCTTTCAAAGGTTTCCGGGGTGCCCCACAGCCCCCAAGTCCCAGCTGTCCTGATCACTTGGTGCCACTGCCCAAATACTTCCCCTTCCTAGCCTTTCTTTCTACTGGTTGCTTTGCTAGTAATGCCTTTTCCAACTTGCCAAGTGTTTGCCGAACACTCTGAGACCAGGGCACTGGCGTAGAGAGTGGAGTATGAGTAAGCAcatgccggggggggggggggcaccgagaaggcttcctggaagaagAGGCATGAAAACTGAGACTCCAGTCGGGAGGCTGGGCCAGGAGGCAGCGTAGCTGGGAGAGAGGTCCCATGTGTCATCAGAGAAAGCTGGAAACACGAAGGCCCAAGCCTCCTGCCCAAGGCCTTCCAGGCTCGCCTCagattctctccttcctgcccGGAGCTTCAAGGAGGATCACCAGCTGCTCCTCACACAGCCTGGGCCCCATCTGATGacatctctctggctctctgtggCCTTCCCTGGACACTGGCTCCTCTGCCAGTCCACCTCCATGCATCTTAGGGCTGGCTCGCCTGAGCCACCCAGTGCCCCTACAGAGCTACACTGTCTCGGGGTACACTCCTCCTAAGGGTCTCTCGTAGCTAAGTCGTATCGACGGCACACACGTGCCTTCTTCACTCCCTAGAGCTGCTGGGACATCATCAGCATGAGCATCAGCTGCACAGTGCTTTCTCATCCAGGACCACGGCTTCCTCCAACGGACACATGTGACCTCCCTCCCAGCTACGCTGCGTCCTGGCCCGCCTCCTTTTCCTGGCTCTTGAATGGAGTCTTGGTTTTAATgccccttcctccaggaagccttctcgATCTTCATTCCCCTGGTGTGTGCTCTTGGCCAGAAAGGAAGGTTCACAGACATGGTGGCTGATTCTGGACCCTGATGCTCCCACTAACTAACTCTACCTGGTCCTATGACTACCCTGGGGGGGGTGCTATCACAGCCGGCATCCTTCACTTCCTGTGTGCCCCCGGGCGGGTCTGGTCACCCCTAAGCCATCTTGTGAAGTCACACATTTCTCAAAGTGACTACAACTATCAACTACTTGAACATCAGAGTTGTTCGACCCAAAGCCAAAGAAGTGCATTTTGTGGGACCCCCTTCAAATATACATTGCTTACATGCTTGGAGACTGAAACATACagcactatacacacacacagaacacagaagGGGCCTGATGGCTGCTTGGGGTCAGCATCCTCCCATGCCACATCTCCCTGCAGGCCTGGCCCCTATGCATACAAACGCACATACACTCACTCTTACAGAACCATGGTCCCAAAGCTCAGAGCTCCGGCCTCTAGCAGCTgtcctacagacatgcccacctTCACACACCTGTCCACTCTACTTCCCTGGGGGTGGGAACTGTGCCTTCCTGACCCTTCCTGGTGCCTCCCCCTTAACCAGGCAGACAAGCAAAGGTATTCTTGCAGGGAAGGGACCAAGGACTGAGCCGGGGGCTGGGTCCTTATACCGGAGGAAACGGTTGAGGTCCCCGTGACGCATGTACTCAAAGACCATGAGCAACGGGCGGCCCTCAGTGCAGACTCCGAAGAAGCGCACAATGTGCTGGTGCTGTAGCATGGTGAGCAGCTCCGCCTCACGCTGGAAGTCCTGCCGAGCACTCTCAGATGCCTGCTTCAGGGCCTGGGGGAAGGGACGGGGACGGAACTGGAGGGGACCCCAATCCCATCTCAAGTCTCATTCCATTCAAATACCCGCCATCCTGACACGATGGTCCTCTGAGGGACACGGGCCAGCAATCCCTACAGGACCCTGGTCTCACCTTGACAGCCACCAGCATCTTGTCCTGCTCATTCAGAAGGTTGTAGCACTCAGCGAGGAAGACCTTTCCAAAGGCTCCCTCTCCTAGCTCCCACTTGAGAACAATGTCCCGGCGCTTGATGTGATGGACACCTGGGAGGGGCTTGCAAAGTCAGAAGGCAGCCCAGGCGTGGGCAGGATGGGGCAGTGGTAAAGGGCAGTGCAGCCACAGGAaatggggtgtgggtgggtgggaggatcTGGCCAGGGAGAGTCCAGTATGGGCGATAAGGCCCTAAACAGGGTTGGGGCCAGGAGTCAGGCTAGACTTTGAGTTAGGTGGGGAGAGTCCTGGGTCAGCACAATGATGGCCCAGGGACtttacagacacagacagacacagacacagacacacacacacacacacacacacacacagacacacacacacacacacacacacacacaccccacctcgCACTCGCCTACTGTAACACAGTTCCTCACAGGCATCACTGAAGTACTGTGGGTTCTCCATGATGTGGCCCTGGAGTCCGGAGACTTTGCCCTCAGTAGGGGAAAGAGAGCTGCCACCCAGTGTCATGAAATGTAGGGACATGGCCAGCCCATCCTCTGGAGCCAGCACAGCAGGGCCTGGGGAAGAGACACACCAACATGGACCATCACAGCCAAGGTACCATCTCCATCACCCAGACTAGCCTGAAGAGTGCCAGGCTCTTCCCTGGCAGCAGGGAAAAAGTAGTGCCAGAGCAAGACAGCAGGCAAGGGAAGGGAAGCACCAGGGCCTCTGTGGACTGGCTCCTGGCACCAAAGCACTCCCCTGCTCCTGACAGAGCCGAGCCCCACAGACCCACTCAGTGTCCGACAACAGCCACCCACGATCTAAACCACCTCTAAAACGAACCcgccccagcccagcccacatCCAGCCTGAGCCCCACAGACAACCCCTCAACAATACGCCGAACACAGGGCATAGATGGGAAGAGCCAGTAGAAAGCCAAGCCAGTgggatagatggacagacagacagatagcccTCTGCTGCCAACTCACGGTTGATCCCAAATTTGCTTCTCTGTCCACATTTGTTGAGCACGAGGAGCAGGGCAGAAAGGAAGAGGGCCGCGGAGACGGCCAGGCCCACAGCCACAGAGACCTAGAAGCAGGGTCAGTCCTAAGGGCTTCTGCACTCTAGCACAGTTCCACCCTACAGACGAGTCCAGAGCCAGGCCGCCAGCCCCGGGCCCTGCTTCCCTAGTGACCTCAGCCTGGCTGGGAAAGCATCTAATCAAGCTCAGGACACAACAGACTGTCCTGCTCTAGCTCCAAACGACAGCCAAAGGAGCCACGCCGGCCACCCCATTCCACGTCCTGACCCTCAGCTTCCACAGCCCACACTCACCCCAAAAGGTGTTTCATCTTTCTTCTCCACTGGGTCTCTTGATGTGCTGTTAGTGTCTGTGGGGACACAGGGCACAAAGGGTGGGCCTTGGCACAGACTGCCATGTGTCCTCCAGTCGCTCCCCACCCTGGCCAGAGTTCAGGGTCCCAGCTAGCTGTCCCCTGTGCTTCAGCTCGGAGACAACACAGCTGCCCTCCAGCCCAGGTAACTCACCCACTGGCGAGAAGGAGACTgcggcaggaaggagggagagaaatcgGTCAGAGGGGAGAACGGTGaggccccgcccgcccgccctccaGGATGTTCTTTCTGGGGTGGGGTAGGCTGCTGGGCCTCGGGAAAAGAGGGAGCTGGAACTGCCTGGAGGGCACAACCCTCTCCTCAGCCTGGACAGACGGAACAGCTCAGGGCCTCAGCAGGTCTGGCTTGGGAGAGGGGCAAGGAGGAAGTGTAGAGCTGGCCACCAGCTCTTTTGTCCAGGACAGAGCACTCTAGCTCTGGGAACCAGGGTCATGGCAGACGAGGCCAGACCTCCCTGGATGGCTAGATCTCTACCCAGGTGCCTCCCACGAGCAGGGCAGGGTTCAGGGCAGCTCTCACACCAGGGATGGGGTCCTCGGGGTTGAACTCAAAAGGGTTGTCCATAAAGGCAGCTAGGATGGAGGCCGCAGCCTGGCCGTAGGGGTTGGCCGCCAGCAGCGTGTAGTTGCCATTGTTGACATGGGTGGGCTGGTTGAGGCGAAGACAGCCGTGCCGCATGGTCTCATTCGTCAGCGTCGACTCCAAGAACTGAGTGAAGATGAAGCTGGTCTCGTTGAGCACGGAGCCGTTGAAGAACCAGCGCAGGGAGGGTGCCGGCTGCCCATCCACAGAGAAGGGTATGCACCAGTGGTGCTGCTCCACTGCCATGCCCAGGTGCACACTGGCTGGGACTGTGGGAAGAGGGCACGTGACAGGAAGTGGGCAACAGGCTGGAAGGAATCCAGGGGAGGGAGAAACCAGGAGTGGGGTCAGGAAAAACAAGTCATCGGATGCTAAGAACTTCTCTAGGAAACATATCTGGGAGAAAGTCAGCAGAGGATACCAAATGTGGCAGCAAACAGACAAAATTCAGACGCTTAAGGGACATACATGGAGCCCGGTCCAGGCCTGGTGGTGATGGCCTGCCAGCCaagctacttgggaggcagaagggtgCAGGTTCAAGGCCTGAGTAACTTggaaagaccttgtctctaagCAAATAGACAACAGcgctagggtgtggctcagtaagAGAGCACTTGGTAGGCTAGGATATAgcaggtcctgggttccatcccaggaCATTTATagcactgaaggaaaaaaagaaaaaagaaaagaaagaatgaaaaataatcaagaaacatGGCTTTGAGACAGTCACAATCCTGAAAAACAGAAAGCCCCTcaataatagaaaaaaagtatgtatgtgtaacaTATGTGTATAAACACATACGAATTTATGGGAAATCTCAGCAGCATTCATACCATGAAATATATGTAGTACATGAAGAAATTATAGTTACTTTTGTTGCCACAGATGGATTTCACAAGTATGAGGGTTGTacaaaagaaaatagataaaaataatggagtaatttttatatatattcatttatataatgTGTAAAAAGAAACGAAATTCTTCTAATAGGGAAGCAGACATGTAGAAaagtattattattgttgttattattattattattacccttttttttttttttttggtttttacaagacaaggtttctctgtgtagctctagctgtccttgaactcactctgtagaccaggctggcctcgaactcacagagatctacctgcctctgcctttcaaatgctgggattaaaggtgtgcaccaccccatgcccagcttgaaaactattatttttaatatttacttttattttatgtttatcagtgttttgccgcgtgtatgtacatgtaccacatgtgCACCTGGtgaccttggaggccagaagaggacatcagattctttggaactggagttacagatggctgtgagctacatGTCGGGTGATGGGAACCCaatctgggccctctggaagagcaatcagtgcctTTAGACAATAGAAAATGCTCATAACTGCTCAACTTCCAGCCCCTGTGGAAAATTACTCCCACAAGGAAGTGTTGAACATAAAAatcaggatggagagatggagttGGGACTGAGGGAGGATGGCTTCTCAAGTCCCGGCAGGAGTAATTCTTGCTTAAAGTACATATGCCAGCTAGGTGTGGCAATTCTGTAATCCCAGGccttggctgaggcaggaggatcgtgagttccAAGGCTACCTGGGTTTCATGgccagaccctgtctctgaataaataagtaaataaatgatgtgTATGCTTGATGTGCGTGACTACGTGTATTTCACAATAAAAGAGGGACGGTGCTGGAACACAGATTAAAGACAATTCGTTGGCAAAGCCAGAGAAATTAGGCAACAAGCATAAAAAGGAACTGCAGAGAGGAATTCCCCTCTTTAGGGATGCTTATCTACGGCTGTGCCCCCTCCATTAAACCAAAGCTTGTCCAGGAACAGAATGCAGAACTGACGTAAGCCTCCTTCACTAGAAGTGCAGCCCTGAGCTCATTCTCCCCACAATGTTCAATTTGCACAAATGTCAGCCTAGGCTGGAAGTTCACTCCTGGGCTAGAGGAGGCTTCACCAGCTGTAAAGTGGTTCTCCCAAACCTAGACAGCAATCCTGAGGGGCGTAAACGAATAAGGTGGTAAGACAAAAGCCTTTACAGAGGACCAGGCCGTGGGGCCAGCCCGCAGCTGGTGCCGAGGGCCTCAGGTAGCAAGCTTGGGCAGCATGCCAGAAAGAAATCCATCTCTAACCCTCTGGCCTTGAGGAGCCTCCAGGACTTCCCAAGTAGGATCAGGTTTTCGTGGGAATCTGGAAACAGCTGGGAGGGAGCAGCTGTAGAGACGCCCACTCAccctcccatctacccccctcTCTTTTCAGGGCAGAGGAGATGAGTGGGGGTGGGTGCAGGGGCCGTCACAAGAGCTTACAGGAAACGCTGACTTGGGCAGAGACCTCAGCCCGGCCCACATCATTCTCTGCCCAGCACGTCACATTCTTCTTGTTGAGGTCACTGGTGACATTGACCAGGGTTAGCCCCAGGGATGGCAGATCTCCAGATTTCTGGACCAGGGAAGAAAGACACATCAGAAGGGTTTccgcagacagaggcaggaggcaggggggTAGAGCTGATGTGTTTGGGAGCCCTATGACCCCATATGGAAGGAGGCAGAGCTGGCTGGGGCGGCGAAGGGAAGGGGGAGCAGATCTGTGGCAGAGAATGGTCTACTTTGCAGTTTGCAGAGGAGCTCCTGGGTTGGAGAAACCTAACGCCCAAACAACACCCTCAAGATAGGTAATAGTCTAAAAGGGGGCCGCAACCAAGGAGCCAGACAGCAGCCACGGAGCTCCAGCCACCATATCCACATCAGCTCCTCAGAGCGCCAAGCAGAACCTTGCCAACTCATTCCTGGCTCACAAGGTTCTATCAGACTCAGTCTCAGTCCAAGGAAGGTCAGAAACAAAGGGACTGTGAACAGGTCATAGCGGCTACGGAAGCGGCTTCGGCAACAGCATCACGTCCTTGGGCACAGGAAAAGGATGCCGGTGAGTGACACCAGAATCGCCACCGAAAGACTAAATCCAGCTCAGATTATCTTCCTAGGAAACCGTGGCTGCACCACATGTAAAGTAGATGACCTTTCAAGAATTCTCAATCTTGGTGAGTTCAGCGATTGTCTATAAGTTGGAGTAGGCAGAATGTTCCGATTTCCTCCCCCCGACCCCCAGAAActgagtctcaccatgtagccctagctgatctagaactcactctgtagaccaggctggcctcaaactcagagatccacctgcctctgcctccccactgctgggattaaaggtgtgcgccaccaccaccaccacccatcgaCTTTAGAGGTTTGGTCACAATTTTACTGGGCTCTGACAGTGggctgtttctattcagaaattaGGAAGTAGACCTATGGGATGAGGGACCCCCCACTGTAAAAGGAGAGTCAGCTCCAACTGCTGGAGACCCCTGGGGCAGTGCTGCTGGGCGGCCCTTCccactcagagggcagagttgCTGCAAGTGAGTAAGGGAAAGGGGACAGGTAGAGGAGAGTCAGATGCCCACTTGTGGAGACATCTTGAGACAACTTCGGGAAGTCCCGGTTTCTGGTATCTCTTTGAGGGATTGACCTGttactcacacctgtaatctgttTCCTAAAAACTTCCATAGAAAAGCCACACCCTAACCTTAACTGGGGTGTGTTTAGGGGGAGAGagcagccagttccaggacaaccagagctacacacagaaccccgggggggggggggggcagggaccTCTGAAGTCAGCTGTAGCTACGGCAGTGGCCTGTGGCCGGCTTGAGAAAAGATGCAAGGCCTGGGAAGATGCTCAGGTAAGAGAGACAGAGGCCAAACAACTCCTAGAGGCAGGGAGGATGTCAGAGGGCCACCATGGCTACCTCAGTTCACAGATAAGAAAACCAAAAGGCAGGTAGAAACagggagtgtgagtgtgtgtgagtgtgtgtgtgtgtgtgtgtgtgtgtgtgtgtgtgtgtaagttattCCAATAATTAGTGGGGACTGAAGGGATAGCTCATGGGTAAGGCACTTGCCATACAAGTATGACAGccagagtttggatctccagaacccacataagctGGACTCAGCATCATGGTCCTATCATTCCCGTGCTCTTACAAGTGggatgggaggcagaaacaggagagtccctgggagctcacagacaagcagcaaagaaaaggaaagaagatggaGGTGAGGACCGACATCTGAGCTTGCCCTGACTCCACGTGTGTGCCAATGCACGTGTGTGCcaatgcacatgtatgcacagtgGGAGCTGGAACCAGCTGCCCTTCACTAATGTGTTCACAACATACCCAAGAGAACACTGCTTCCTGAGTGTCCAGGAGACGCCAGAAGCCCTAGTAATTGCCTCTGGGTATGGAACACACACAGATCCTGTCCTGtccccaggcctcagtttcctaagctagaAAAGGAATATATGGGAGGAATGGCCTGTTAGGTCCCTCCTGGGTCTCGTATGTGTGCCCTAGCCCCCTCTCCTGCAGCCAGCATTGTGCTCAAAGATGGAGCCCCAGAGCTGAGGTGGGGGTCTCCAGTAGACCTGTCCTGAGGACCTGCTGTTCCCAC is part of the Peromyscus eremicus chromosome 6, PerEre_H2_v1, whole genome shotgun sequence genome and encodes:
- the Ntrk1 gene encoding high affinity nerve growth factor receptor, giving the protein MLRGQRRGQLGWHRRAAGLGGLLASLMLASACAASCREACCPAGPSGLRCTRAGTLDTLRGLRGAGNLTELYVENQQQLQRLEFGDLQGLGELRSLTIVKSGLRFVAPDAFHFTPRLSHLNLSSNALESLSWKTVQGLSLQDLTLSGNPLHCSCALSWLQRWEQEGLCGVNTQELQGSGPGDQFLPLTHNTSCGVPTVKIQMPNDSVEVGDDVFLQCQVEGQTLQQAGWILIELEGTATVKKSGDLPSLGLTLVNVTSDLNKKNVTCWAENDVGRAEVSAQVSVSFPASVHLGMAVEQHHWCIPFSVDGQPAPSLRWFFNGSVLNETSFIFTQFLESTLTNETMRHGCLRLNQPTHVNNGNYTLLAANPYGQAAASILAAFMDNPFEFNPEDPIPVSFSPVDTNSTSRDPVEKKDETPFGVSVAVGLAVSAALFLSALLLVLNKCGQRSKFGINRPAVLAPEDGLAMSLHFMTLGGSSLSPTEGKVSGLQGHIMENPQYFSDACVHHIKRRDIVLKWELGEGAFGKVFLAECYNLLNEQDKMLVAVKALKQASESARQDFQREAELLTMLQHQHIVRFFGVCTEGRPLLMVFEYMRHGDLNRFLRSHGPDAKLLAAGEDVAPGPLGLGQLLAVASQVAAGMVYLASLHFVHRDLATRNCLVGQGLVVKIGDFGMSRDIYSTDYYRVGGRTMLPIRWMPPESILYRKFSTESDVWSFGVVLWEIFTYGKQPWYQLSNTEAIECITQGRELERPRACPPDVYAIMRSCWQREPQQRHSMKDVHARLQALAQAPPSYLDVLG